The DNA segment GGCAGATTCTCTTACTATCCGCCATCTTAGGATACGTCACCTTCTTCGGATAAAGGTTGTTTTCTTCCCCGTACTACTTCCCAATGATATCGAGCAGTCCTCGCAGGTCATTAATGACGTAGTCGGCACCTTCTTTTTTATAAATATCCGCCACGCGTTTTTGTGCCCGGTGCTTTTCCTCGTCGCTCAAGTTGTCGTATTCGTCTTGACGAAGTCCCATCGTGGAGCTGCCCTCTACCACCCCGACCGTGATCACGCCGGCAGCTTTGCCTTCCCTGATGTCCGAGACGGTGTCGCCGACTTTGATGACATTGGCCACGGAGGTGACGCCGAGTGCTGTCATATTTTTAAAGATCATGTACGGATAGGGACGTCCTTTGTCGCCGACGGAATTGGGTGTTGCCCAAAAATCAGGGGCATAGCCCTTTGCCTCAGCTTCTTTGGCAACAATGACCATCATGGCATCTGTGTAGCCTGTGGTGGAGCCGATTTTAATGCCTTGCGCTCTT comes from the Peptoniphilus equinus genome and includes:
- the phnX gene encoding phosphonoacetaldehyde hydrolase; protein product: MGHIEAVILDWAGTTVDYGCFAPVQAFVEAFEQYGITPTLDEVRQPMGLLKIDHIRTMLGMDRIQQCFEAVYHRASDDDDVKAIYKVMEQKTLDILKNFVDIKPHVRETVARLRAQGIKIGSTTGYTDAMMVIVAKEAEAKGYAPDFWATPNSVGDKGRPYPYMIFKNMTALGVTSVANVIKVGDTVSDIREGKAAGVITVGVVEGSSTMGLRQDEYDNLSDEEKHRAQKRVADIYKKEGADYVINDLRGLLDIIGK